Below is a genomic region from Pseudomonas extremaustralis.
GCGCCAGATGTGCACGCGAGCCGTTGACCAGCACATCGTCCCCGGCTGCCAGCCAGTCATCGATTTCCCTGGGAATACCGTAGGACAGCCCGTTGGCGTGCCAACTCAAGGCAAACGCCCCGTTGGCGTCCATCGCGGCAAACTGCTCCGGACTCACCCCGTGGGCCGCCTCCCCCACCGCCTCGGCCGAACGTGTGATTACACGGCGCACAATGCGGCAACCGCGCTCGGCCAAGGATTGGCGCGCGGCATCCAACAAGCTGTCCTTGCCCGAACCGGATGGCCCGATGAGATAGATCAACCTGCCCGCCATCAAAACACCCTCTTCGCCTGTCGCCAGACGTATTGCACGACTGAAAGCCTTTCGCGGCGGCCACATTACCCGACTGTGCACTGCGGTGCATCACGTTCGGGGTAGCAATTCTTGGAGCCGGCTTGCAAGCGATGGTCGTCAATAATGACGTGGGCATTCAGGATGGCCGTGGTGGCTGGGCGTTTTTCCCTGGCAAGCCAGCGCCTACAGGGGGTTATGGCAGAGGTGTGGCGTACAGGCATTAAAAAGGCGACCCGCAGGTCGCCTGTTGTCATTGTGCGTAATGCTTGCTCAACCCCGGCGGTACGCCGTGTACGTCGGTGTCTTCCCATGGCCCGTTGGGGCTGATGGAGCGGCTCCAGCCGTTACTCCAGCGGTAGTAGGTGCGCTGGCGGTAGAAAGTGTCGGGCTGGTCGTCCAGCACGTATACCTGCATCTTGCCGTCCCAGTGGCTGGCCGCGCCTGGTGGCGGGGCGAAGGTGGGCGACGAGCTTGGCGGTGCTTTTGGCGGCGCTGTGACCGGGCCGGAAGGTCGGCTACCTGGCTGGGTCGATGGGGGAATGGTCGGGCCGCTCGGCGCGGCAGGTGGCCGGTGGACCGCACAAGCGCTCAGCCCCAGTACCAGGCTGAGCAGGGTGATGCGTGCAAGGGCGGTCATGGGCGTTTCCTCGAAGTTACTTGTCCGGACGGTCGATGGTCAGCTGCTGCAAGGCAGTCGTGGTGCTGGCCAGGGGTTGGCTGCGGCCGATCCACTCGCCAGCGGTCGGTCGACCGGCCCGGGATATGCGCGCAACCAGTTGGACTTCAGGGAAGTTGGACAGTTTCAACTGCGGCATCATCGCGTCGACATCGCCCAGTTCGACGGTGACGGGCAGCTCGGCAACGGTAACGCGTTTAGCCGCCAGCGGCGCCGGCGGGCCGTTCACGGCGCGGGCGAAGATGAACACGCTGTCGGTTGGCAGCGCCTGAGCCTTCACCTCGGCCGACAGGTCCACACGCACTTTCATCACCGCCTTCTGGGCCACGGTGCCACCGCTTTCTTTAATCTTCTCGGCGGCACGATCGATACCGCCTTGTAGCGCCACACGGGAGTTGTCTTCCGGTGGCAATTGGGCCAACAGACGGCTCCAGTAATCGATCGCGTCCTGATAACGCTGGCCCTCGAAGGCAGCGATACCAAGCAGGCCAAGGCTGGTGACTTCCTTCGGATCGAGCTTCAACGCCTCGTCGGTCAACGCCTGGACCTTGGGCGACCACTGTTTATTGTCAGCGAAATACTGCGCCTGGGCCCACTGGCCGAGCAGCTCCGGTTGGCGCCCGGCCAGGGCCACGGTGCGCTCGAAGATTCTGGCGGCGTCGGCGGAACGGTTCTGGGCCATGTAGGCACGGCCGAGGAAGTACAAGCCTTCCGCCGAATCCGGTTGAGCAGCGGCGGCGCGTTCCAGACGGCGGGTCATGTCTTCCATGGACACCGGCGGCTGGGAGAATTCGCGGGTCAGCTCGACCTTGTCGCTGGCGCCAAAGTGCAGGTACAGGCCCAGGCCCAGCACGGGGACCAGAATCGCAGCGAGCACTGGCAATGGCTTGCCCAGACGCGATTCGCGGGGCTTTTCCACGCCTTCGGTGTCGGCCAGCAATTCGCGCGCGGCTTCGGCACGGCCCGTGTCGAATTGTGCGGCATCAAGCACGCCCTCGCCCTGCTGCACTTGCAGTTCGGCCACGCGTTCTTGGTAGAGCGCCACGTTCAGCGCGGTGCGATCCTCTTCACGCTGGGCACGGCGGCCGCGCAATACGGGGATCAGCAGGAAACTCAGGGCAATCAGAAGCAGCAAGCCGGCTGCGAGCCAGAAATCAATCATCAGTCTTGGTGTCCAGCAATTGGTCGAGGCGTTTGCGCTCTTCGAGGGATAGTGCGTCGCTGCCATCGGTAGGTGCGGCGCGGCGACGGCGGACGATCATGACCATAACGACCACACCGGCCAGCAGCAGCCCGGCAGGGCCGAACCAGAGCAGCGCGGTCTTGCCGGTAAGGGCCGGCTTGTAGCGCACGAAATCACCGTAGCGGTCGACCATGAAATCGATGATCTGCTGGTTGTCCTTGCCCTCCCCCAACATGCGGAAGATCTCTTTGCGCAGGTCGGCGGCGATGGGGGCGTTGGAATCGGCGATGTCCTGGTTCTGACACTTAGGGCAACGCAGTTCCTTGGTCAGATCGCGAAAGCGCTCACGCTCGGCGTCGTTGGCGAATTCGTAGGTGTCGATGGCGGCGTGGGCGACGCCGGCCAATCCGAGGGCCAGGACCGCAGCGGCTAGCAGACGCTTCATGGCTTGGCCTCATCGACCAGGGCCTGGTACTTGGCGGCCAGTTGTTCGCGCCAGACCACTTCGTCGATCACGCCGACGTATTTGTCGCGGATCACACCCTTGGCATCGATAAAGAAGGTTTCCGGCGCGCCATAGACGCCGAGGTTCAACCCGAGGTTGCCATCTTCATCGCGGATATCCAGTTGGTAGGGGTTGTGGAATTCCGCCAGCCACTTCAAGGCCGCCGCGTTGTCGTCCTTGTAGTTGATGCCGTAGATCACCACGCCCTTCTCGGCCAGTTTGTTCAGCACCGGGTGTTCGACGCGGCAGGAGATGCACCAGGTCCCCCACACGTTGACCAGCGCCGGCTTGCCCTGCAGGTCGGCCTGGGTCAAGGTCTTGTCGCCCTGCACCGTCGGCAGCGAAAACGCCGGGAACGGCTTGCCGATCATCGCCGAGGGCAACTCGGCCGGGTCCAGGTACAAACCGCGATACAGGAACACCGCCACCACCAGAAATGCCGCCAGCGGCAACACCATCAACCAACGCTTCATACCACCGCTCCTTGCAAACCGAGCGCTTCACGCACCCGGCTCTTGACCTTGACCCGATAACGCCGGTCTAGCGCTGCGAGCAAACCACCAAAGCCGGTGAGCAACCCACCAAACCAGATCCAGCGCACGAACGGTTTGACATGCACCCGCACCGCCCAGGCGCCGTCGCCCAAGGGTTCACCCAGCGCCACATAGAGGTCGCGGGTGAAACCGGCGTCGATCCCGGCTTCGGTCATCATCGAGCTTTGTACGGTGTACAGACGTTTTTCCGGGTGCAGCACCGCCACTTCCTTGCCATTACGGACCACACGCACGGTGCCTTTGTCCGACGTGAAGTTCGGACCTTCGAAGTGTTTGGCACCGTCGAAAATGAAGTGATAACCGGCCAGGTCCATGGACTCGCCCGGGGCCAGGCGCAGGTCGCGCTCGGCGCTGTTCTGGCTGGACAACACCACGCCCAGGGCGCACACGGCGATGCCGATGTGGGCGATCTGCATGCCCCAGTAGCTGCGGGTCAGGCTCGGCAGGCCTTTGATCAGGCCTTTGTGACGGGTCTTGTCGAAGATGTCGCGCACGCCGGCCAGCAGTACCCAGGCAGCGAGCAGGAAGGTGGCGAGCACCGCCCAGTTGAAGTCGCCATAGGCGATCCCGGCGATCACCGCCAGGGCCACACTGCCCAGCAGCACCGGCATCAGCATGCCGGCCAGCCATTTCACCGGCGTGTCTTTCCAGCGCACCAGCACGCCGACGGCCATCACCACCATCAACAAGCCCATCAGCGGGATGAACAACGCGTTGAAGTACGGCGGGCCGACGGACAGCTTGGCGCCGCTCAGGGCATCCAGCACCAGAGGGTAGAGGGTGCCGAGCAGGATCATCGACGCGGCCACCACCAGCACCAGGTTGTTGCCCAGCAGCAGGGTTTCCCGCGACCACAGGTTGAAGCCGACCCGGCTCTTGACCACCGGCGCGCGCAGGGCAAACAGGGTCAGGGAACCACCGACCACGAACAGCAGGAAGATCAGGATGAATATGCCGCGCGCGGGATCCGACGCAAACGCGTGCACCGAAGTCAGCACGCCCGAACGCACGAGGAAAGTGCCAAGCAGGCTGAGGGAAAACGCCGCGATGGCCAGCAACACCGTCCAGCTTTTGAACACGCCACGTTTCTCGGTGACCGCCAGCGAGTGAATCAGCGCGGTGCCCACCAGCCAGGGCATGAACGAGGCGTTTTCCACCGGGTCCCAGAACCACCAGCCGCCCCAGCCGAGTTCGTAGTAGGCCCACCACGAGCCCAAGGTGATTCCAATGCCGAGGAACGCCCAGGCGACGATGGTCCAAGGCCGCGACCAACGCGCCCATGCCGCATCCAGGCGCCCGCCGAGCAAGGCGGCGATGGCGAAGGCAAAGGCCACGGAGAAACCCACATACCCCATGTACAGCATCGGCGGGTGCACGATCAGGCCGATGTCCTGCAGCAGCGGGTTGAGGTCGTGCCCGTCCGCCGGGATCTGCGGCAGGATGCGGCTGAACGGGTTGGAGGTCATGATCAGGAACGACAGGAAGCCGATGCTGATCAAGCCCATCACCGCCAACACCCGCGCCAGCATGACTTGCGGCAATTGGCGGGAGAAGATCGACACGGCAAAGGTCCAGCCGCCGAGGATCAACGCCCACAACAGCAGCGAGCCCTCATGGGCGCCCCACACGGCGCTGAACTTGTAGTACCAGGGCAAGGCGCTGTTGGAGTTATTCGCGACGTAGGCGACGGAAAAGTCGTCAGTCATGAAAGCGTAGGTCAGGCAACCAAACGCAAACAGCAGAAAGGCAAACTGGCCCCAGGCGGCCGGCTGCGCCAGGCTCATCCAAAGGCGGTCGCCGCGCCAGGCGCCGAGCAAGGGGAACACAGCCTGAACGATGGCCAGGCACAGGGCGAGGATCATCGCCAGCTGGCCCAGTTCCGGAATAAACAGTGCGGACGTCATCACTTAGCCCTCCTTTGCGGGGGTTGGCGCGGATTGGCCGCTGTCTTTGAGCGCCTTGGTGACTTCCGGCGGCATGTATTTCTCATCGTGCTTGGCCAGCACTTCATCGGCCACCACCACGCCGTCGGCGTTGAGCTTGCCCAGGGCGACGATGCCCTGGCCTTCGCGGAACAGGTCCGGGAGGATGCCGCGATAGGTGATGGTCACGGCCTTGTTGAAGTCGGTGACCACGAAGGTGACGTCCAGGGAATCGCTGGAGCGCTTCAGCGAACCCTTCTCCACCATGCCGCCGGCACGGATGCGCGTGTCCAGCGGGGCTTCGCCATTGGCGATCTGGGTCGGGGTATAGAACAGGTTGATGTTCTGCTGCAGGGCGCTCAAGGCCAGGGCCACGGCAATGCCGACGCCGGCCAGGATGGCAAGGATGATCAACAGACGCTTTCTACGCAGCGGATTCACTTTTCGGTCTCCCGGCGCAGACGACGCGCCTCTTGTTGCAGGTAACGCTTGCGGGCCAGGATCGGCATCGCAACGTTGAGGGCCAGCACGGCCAGGCAGATGCCATAGGCTGTCCAGACATACAGGCCGTGGTGGCCCATGGCGAGAAAATCACTGAAAGAAGCAAAACTCATCCACGCGCTCCCAGGCTGGTTTGCACTTCGGCCTTGACCCAACTGGCGCGGGCTTCACGCTTGAGCACTTCGAGGCGCATGCGCATCAGCAGCACGGCGCCGAAGAAACAGTAGAACCCCAGCACCATCAGCAGCAGCGGCGCCCACATTTCCACGGGCATCGCCGGCTTTTCGGTGAGGGTGAAGGTGGCGCCCTGGTGCAGGGTGTTCCACCACTCCACCGAGTATTTGATGATCGGAATGTTGATCACGCCGACAATCGCCAGCACCGCGCAGGCCTTGGCGGCGCTGTCACGATTGCTGATCGCGTTGCCCAGGGCAATCAGACCGAAGTACAGAAACAGCAGGATCAACATGGACGTTAGTCGCGCATCCCACACCCACCACGAGCCCCAGGTGGGTTTGCCCCAGATCGCACCGGTGACCAGCGCCACGGCGGTCATCCACGCCCCGATGGGCGCGGCGCATTGCAGGGCCACGTCCGCCAGCTTCATCTTCCACACCAGGCCGACGACGCCACACACGGCCAGCATCACGTAGCAGGACTGGGCCAGCATCGCGGCGGGAACGTGGATGTAGATGATGCGAAAGCTGTTGCCTTGCTGATAGTCCGGCGGCGCAAAGGCCAGGCCCCAGACCAGGCCGATGCCGATCAGCAGCACGGCGAAGAGGCTCAACCACGGCAGCAGCTTGCCACTGATGCCGTAAAACCATTTGGGCGAGCCGAGCTTGTGAAACCAGGTCCAGTTCATTGCTGTTTCCGTCACGGTTGCTTCTCGTCTTGGCAAGAAGCTTAGGGTCTTTACTGACCGGGGCATAACGCCCGGTCAGACCTCATTATTCGCCGACGCTGATCTTCAGGCCGGCCGCTATAGCAAAGGGTGTCAGGGTTACCGCCAGGGCGGTCAGGCTACCCAGCCACAGGAGGTAACCGGTCGCCGGCATGCCCATGAGCGCGGCTTGCAGAGCGCCGCTGCCCAGGATCAACACCGGGATATACAAAGGCAGAATCAACAGCGCCAGCAACAGGCCGCCGCGCTTCAAACCCACGGTCAGCGCCGCGCCCACTGCGCCCAACAGGCTGAGGACCGGCGTGCCGAGCAACAGGCTCAGGAGCAGAATCGGCAGGCATTCGCTGGGCAGCCCCAGCATCATCGCCAACAGCGGCGAAAGCAAGACCAGCGCCAGACCGGAAAACGCCCAGTGTGCCAGTACCTTGGCCAACACCAGAAGTGGCAGGGGGTGCGACGAAAGGACCCACTGTTCCAGGGAACCGTCTTCGAAATCACTGCGAAACAGCCCGTCCAGCGAGAGCAGGACGGACAAAAGTGCCGCAACCCAGACCAGTCCCGGAGACAAGGTTTGCAACAGTTTAGTTTCCGGGCCGACCGCCAGCGGGAACAGCGCGATCACGATGGCGAAAAATACCAAGGGATTGGCCAACTCAGCCGGTCGGCGGCACAGCAGACGCGCTTCACGGGCGACCAGCAGGGCGAACACACTCATGCCGACCACCGTCCCAGGTCCAGGTCGCGGTAACCGACAGGCAGGCGCGTCAGGCTGTGGTGGGTGGTGAGGATCACCAGGCCACCCTGCTCGCAGTGCTGCGCCAAGTGTTCTTCCAATTGGGCAACGCCTTGTTTATCGAGAGCGGTGAAGGGTTCGTCGAGAATCCACAGCGGCGGCCCCGGCAGGTACAGGCGCGCCAAAGCCACACGGCGCTGCTGGCCGGCGGACAAGGTGTGACAGGGAACATCTTCGAAACCCTTGAGGCCAACGGCGGCCAGGGCCTGCCAGATGGCATCGCGGGAAGCGGGATGATGCAGGGCGCTGAGCCAGCTGAGGTTTTCTTCGGCGGTCAGCACGTCCTTGATCCCGGCAGCGTGGCCGATCCAGACCAGGTTGCGGGCAAGCGTGGTGCGTTGTTCGTTGAGGGGCTTGCTGTTGAGGCGCACTTCGCCGGCCGTCGGCTGCATCAACCCGGCCAACAGGCGCAGCAAGCTGGTCTTGCCGCTGCCGTTGGGGCCGCTGATCTGCACCATGTCGCCACTGGCCAGCCGCAGTTCGAGGTGCTCGAACAGCAGGCGCAAGTCGCGTTCACAGGAGAGCGCTACGGCTTCAAGAAGGGGGCTGGTCAAGAGATCGCGGGCCTTTACGGTTCAAGTCGGCGGTGCAGTGGCCGTTAAAGAGAGGTGCACAATAACGGCTTTGGCGACCGAGTTTAGAGAGCTGGATCAAATAGTTGTGAGGTTTTTACCGCTCTCTTTGCAGACGGGCGGCATTATACATGCGATGCCCTACTCTAAAGAGGGCAATTTCCCAAGAGACGGCGCGCGCGATGACCGGTGAGATCAACCTTCCTACGCTTCCTTCCACTCCGGCTGCCGGGCAAAGCCCCGCGCCGGCGACGGGAGCATTGCTGAAACTGCTGGAGCCGCAGATCGGGCTGATCGACCCGGGAAAAACCGCGAACGCCGAAGTGATCGCCCTCAAACAGGGCGGTGATGCCTTTCAGTTGCTGCTCAAGTTGACCCTCGACGGTGGTCGCCAGACCCTGGTGCAAGCCAGCAGCCCCCAGCCGTTGCCGCTCGGCAGCAATGTGGCGGTGAGCCAGACCCCGACGGGTAACCTGACCCTCAGCCTGCAGCAGGCCTTGAGCGCCAACGTCGCCGCCCTGACGCGCATCGACACCACACAAATGCCCGAAGGCACGCTGTTGCAGGCCAAGGTGCTGACCACGCAGATGCTGCCCCAAGGCACCACGCAGCCGGCGATCTACCGTTCGCTGGTGACCGTGCTCAATAACGCCATGGCCGGCGCCACCCTGACCGTGGAGAGCCCGCAACCGTTGCGGGTCGGCAGCTTGCTCAGCGCCGTGGTGCAGAACGCGCAAACCCTGAACTTTGTGCCGCTGAGCGGGCTCAAGGATCAGTTGGCCATTACCCAACAACTCTCCACCCAGCAAAGTCGCCAAGGCTCGCTGGATGCGGTCTTCAGCGCACTGCAAGACCTGCCCAGCGACGACACGACATCGACCGACCTGCGCGCGGCCGCCGACCGTTTACTGGCCGCCCTGCCCGACCTGGCGCAAGTCAGCAATCCCAAGGTGCTGGCGCAGGTGATCCAGAACAGCGGCGCGTTTCTGGAAGCCAAACTGCTTGCCGGGCAAAACCCGCAAGTCCCGCCGTTGGACATGAAGGGCGCCCTGTTGCGCCTGGTCGCGGACTTATTGCCCGCCCTGCCCGCCAGCACCAATATGAATGCCGTCCTCGCCGCCAATACCCTGGCCCAGGTGCTGCCGAACTTTGTACGCAGCCCATTGGGAACCCTGGGGCAAATCGGCGCCCGACAGGCACCCGTCGGCTTCCCGCTGCCCGAGCGGCTGATGGCGAAACTGGAAGGCGAAGGCGACCTGGAAAACCTGCTGCGCCTGGCCGCCGGGGCGATTTCGCGCTTGCAGAGCCACCAGCTGTCGAGCCTGGAACAGACCGGTACCACCGCCGACGGTCGCCTGCAAACCACCTGGCAACTGGAAATCCCCATGCGCACCTTGCAAGACATCGTGCCGTTGCAAGTCAAGTTCCAGCGCGAAGAACCAGCGCCGGACAAGGACGAACCCGACCGCAAAGACAGGAAAGACCCCAAACACATGCTGTGGCGCGTCGAACTGGCTTTCGACATGGAGCCGCTGGGTCCCTTGCAGGTCCAGGCGCAACTGACCCAGGGCAAACTGTCCAGCCAGTTGTGGGCGACGCGGCCTTACACCGCCAGTTTGATCGAAAGCCATTTGGGCACCTTGCGCGAGCGCCTGGTGACCTCGGGTCTCAACGTTGGCGACCTGGATTGTCACCTTGGCACGCCACCGCGCGGGCCGAAAACCGGACTGGAACATCGCTGGGTGGATGAAACCGCATGAAGAACGCTACCCCACCGCGCCAGGCGATTGCCCTCAAGTACGACGGCCAGCAAGCGCCGACCCTGACCGCCAAGGGCGACGATGCCCTGGCCGAAGCGATCCTGAAACTGGCACGGGAAAACGAAGTGCCCATCTATGAAAACGCCGAACTGGTGAAGCTGCTGGCGCGCATGGAATTGGGCGACAGCATCCCCGAGGAGTTGTACCGCACCATCGCCGAGATCATTGCGTTTGCATGGACATTGAAGGGCAAGTTCCCGGTGGGGTACGACCCGGATGCGGGGCCGGTGGAGCGGGATGTGACTGAACGCGGCGAGGATTACTGAAGACCCCAACCATGAAAAGCAGGCAAGTCCAGTGACAAGCCCGCTGCCACAGGGGAGGTCAATTCAGAACTTCACTCAACGGAATGAAGTTGACGCGATCCCCCACCTCCAACGTCGTCCCCTCCAACACCTCTACAAACCCCTCCGCCCACGCCGCGCTGCGCAGGACGCCGGAGCTCTGGTTGCGGTAGATGATCGCCTTGCCCTGTTCGAGGCGCCCGCGCAGGTATTCGCGGCGGTTGCCCGGCTTGGGCCAGGTGAACCCCACCGGCACTTCAAAACGCAGCGGTGCCACATCTGTCACGCCCTGGCGGCGCAGCAGGTACGGCCGCGCCAACAAGGCGAAAGTCACCAGTGTCGAGGCCGGGTTGCCGGGCAGGCCAATCACCGGCACGCCACGGAAATGGCCAAATGTCAGCGGTTTACCGGGTTTGATCGCCAGCTTCCACAAGGCCAGTTCGCCCTCTTCGCGCAAGGCAATGCCGAGAAAATCCGCCTCCCCCACCGACACACCGCCGGTGGACAGGATCAGGTCGACCGCGCCCAGGCCCGCCAGGCGGTCACGGGTGTGTTCCAGGTCATCCGGCAGAATGCCCGCATCGATCACTTCACAGCCCAGGCGCGTCAACCAACTGCACAGCACACGACGGTTGCTGTTGTAGATCTGCCCCGGCCCCAGCGGCAAACCGGGTTCGATCAACTCGTCGCCGGTGGACAGCACGGCCACGCGCACGCGGCGGATCACGTCGAGGCAGTCACGGCCGAGGGACGCGGCCAGGCCCAGTTCGATCGGGCCCAGGCGCGTGCCGGCTGGCAGCACCCGTTCGCCGACCGTGGTCTCCTGGCCTTGGGGGCGGATGTTCTGGTCGAGCTGCAAAGGTTCGGTAAAACTCACGCGCTCGTCGGCGTGGACCACGGCGTTTTCCTGCATCTCTACGCAGTCCGCGCCTTCGGGCACCGGCGCCCCGGTGAAGATCCGCGCGCAGGTACCGGCGGCCAACGGCTGTGGCGCCTGGCCCGCGAAGATGCGCTGGCTGACCACCAAGGGCTCGCCCGTCCAATCCGCACGCCGCATGGCGTAACCGTCCATGGCGCTGTTGGGCCAGGGCGGCAGGTCGAGGGTGGAGATCAAGTCCTGTGCCAATACGCGGCCATCGCACGCGGCCAGGGCCAATCGTTCCTGTTCACGGATCGGCGCCGCGGCGGCCATGTCCAGCAGTCGCTCCAGCGCGTCCTCCACCGGCATCAACGGGCCGCCCTTGCCAGGCTTACCCACGGGATTCACAGGGTTCGGCCTGTTTCAGATGCGGTACGAAGTTGCACGGGCGGTGACGGTTATCCAGCTGTTCGGCGAGGATGCCGTCCCAGCCGGTACGCACCGCATTGGTGGAGCCCGGCAGGCAGCACACCAGGGTGCCGTTGGCCAGGCCGGCCAGGGCACGGGACTGCACGGTGGAGGTGCCGATATCGGCCACGGAAATCTGGCGGAACAGTTCGCCAAAGCCGTCGACCTGTTTATCCAACAGGCAGCTCACCGCTTCCGGCGTGCTGTCGCGGCCGGTAAAACCGGTGCCGCCGGTGATCAACACCACTTGCACCACGTCCTCGGCGATCCAGTGGGCGACCTGGGCGCGGATCTTGTAGAGGTCATCCTTGAGCAGCACGCGCTCGGCGAGGTGGTGGCCGGCGGCGGTGAGGCGGTCGACGAAGACCTGGCCCGAGGTGTCGGTGTCCAGGGTGCGGGTGTCGCTGACGGTCAATACAGCGATGTTCAGGGGTACGAAGGGCGCATCAGCCTTGGCTTTCATGGCACGGTCCGGTTGTCGAAGGAACAGCCCAGTGTTATATCACAGGGCCCTGTTTACCTGCCCACGCGGAACCCACATGCCACTCGACTCGCTGCCCCTGCCCTGCTCGATCCTGCTGTTGGCCGGTGGCCGTGGCCAGCGTATGGGGGGGCAGGACAAAGGCTTGCTGGAGTGGCATGGTCGGCCCCTGATCGAACACTTGCAGCGCCTGGTGCGCCCGTTGACCGATGAGCTGCTCATCTCGTGCAACCGCAACCACGATCGCTACGCGCCCTACGCCGACCATCTGGTGAGCGACGACAGCCCGGACTTCCCCGGGCCACTCGCCGGTATTCGCGCCGGGTTGGCCGCCGCACACAATGAGCACCTGCTGGTATTGCCGTGTGATGTGCCGAACATCGACGTTCGATTACTTACCGACCTGCGTAAGACGGCGCAGCGCAATCCGCGGTTGCCGGTGATGGTGCGTCACGGCGAATTCTGGGAACCCTTGATCTGTATCATCCCCGCCTA
It encodes:
- the moaB gene encoding molybdenum cofactor biosynthesis protein B, which gives rise to MKAKADAPFVPLNIAVLTVSDTRTLDTDTSGQVFVDRLTAAGHHLAERVLLKDDLYKIRAQVAHWIAEDVVQVVLITGGTGFTGRDSTPEAVSCLLDKQVDGFGELFRQISVADIGTSTVQSRALAGLANGTLVCCLPGSTNAVRTGWDGILAEQLDNRHRPCNFVPHLKQAEPCESRG
- the mobA gene encoding molybdenum cofactor guanylyltransferase MobA, which translates into the protein MPLDSLPLPCSILLLAGGRGQRMGGQDKGLLEWHGRPLIEHLQRLVRPLTDELLISCNRNHDRYAPYADHLVSDDSPDFPGPLAGIRAGLAAAHNEHLLVLPCDVPNIDVRLLTDLRKTAQRNPRLPVMVRHGEFWEPLICIIPAYLRTEVEHAWHAGERSPRKILLQLGSVGLECPADDPRLANLNTPALLQPRSDVSE
- a CDS encoding EscU/YscU/HrcU family type III secretion system export apparatus switch protein, whose protein sequence is MKNATPPRQAIALKYDGQQAPTLTAKGDDALAEAILKLARENEVPIYENAELVKLLARMELGDSIPEELYRTIAEIIAFAWTLKGKFPVGYDPDAGPVERDVTERGEDY
- the fliK gene encoding flagellar hook-length control protein FliK produces the protein MTGEINLPTLPSTPAAGQSPAPATGALLKLLEPQIGLIDPGKTANAEVIALKQGGDAFQLLLKLTLDGGRQTLVQASSPQPLPLGSNVAVSQTPTGNLTLSLQQALSANVAALTRIDTTQMPEGTLLQAKVLTTQMLPQGTTQPAIYRSLVTVLNNAMAGATLTVESPQPLRVGSLLSAVVQNAQTLNFVPLSGLKDQLAITQQLSTQQSRQGSLDAVFSALQDLPSDDTTSTDLRAAADRLLAALPDLAQVSNPKVLAQVIQNSGAFLEAKLLAGQNPQVPPLDMKGALLRLVADLLPALPASTNMNAVLAANTLAQVLPNFVRSPLGTLGQIGARQAPVGFPLPERLMAKLEGEGDLENLLRLAAGAISRLQSHQLSSLEQTGTTADGRLQTTWQLEIPMRTLQDIVPLQVKFQREEPAPDKDEPDRKDRKDPKHMLWRVELAFDMEPLGPLQVQAQLTQGKLSSQLWATRPYTASLIESHLGTLRERLVTSGLNVGDLDCHLGTPPRGPKTGLEHRWVDETA
- a CDS encoding molybdopterin molybdotransferase MoeA, translated to MNPVGKPGKGGPLMPVEDALERLLDMAAAAPIREQERLALAACDGRVLAQDLISTLDLPPWPNSAMDGYAMRRADWTGEPLVVSQRIFAGQAPQPLAAGTCARIFTGAPVPEGADCVEMQENAVVHADERVSFTEPLQLDQNIRPQGQETTVGERVLPAGTRLGPIELGLAASLGRDCLDVIRRVRVAVLSTGDELIEPGLPLGPGQIYNSNRRVLCSWLTRLGCEVIDAGILPDDLEHTRDRLAGLGAVDLILSTGGVSVGEADFLGIALREEGELALWKLAIKPGKPLTFGHFRGVPVIGLPGNPASTLVTFALLARPYLLRRQGVTDVAPLRFEVPVGFTWPKPGNRREYLRGRLEQGKAIIYRNQSSGVLRSAAWAEGFVEVLEGTTLEVGDRVNFIPLSEVLN